From Melitaea cinxia chromosome 3, ilMelCinx1.1, whole genome shotgun sequence, one genomic window encodes:
- the LOC123668518 gene encoding lipase 1-like, with translation MQTAVVLLAALALAGAQHSPNAELVEQLFGGAGSRHSTNIVVDALLDVPGLVRKYGYPVEVHDVLTLDGYITRAHRIPRGRDAHSAPGPRRVALLVHGLMCSSADFVVLGPGNALAYVLADAGYDVWLANARGNYYSRRHLFLNPNDREGLDFWKFSWDEIGNRDLSALVNHIVRTTGEQKMHYIGYSQGTTAFLVLNALQPQFNERFYSFQALAPAAFNENGQNSIRDIFVHFEFILEAVAFSLGFGEIMGGEGWRETIAGLGLALCNDQSPLQPLCASVIMGGGDLEHFNKTMLPVFLGHNPAGASIRQIIHYSQVQRFRRFARYNHLNPVDNLLSYGSFTPPEYDVSKITVPSYLYYGKNDAQSNYNNVLLLGERLGNTAGIYQIERESFNHFDFIWAADARVQLYDKLVEIMKAVESSQ, from the exons ATGCAGACCGCAGTAGTGTTGTTGGccgcgctggcgctggcggGCGCGCAGCACTCGCCCAACGCGGAGCTCGTCGAGCAGCTGTTCGGCGGCGCGGGCTCGCGACACTCCACCAACATCGTGGTGGACGCTCTCCTCGACGTC CCCGGGCTCGTCCGCAAGTACGGCTACCCGGTGGAGGTGCACGACGTGCTGACGCTGGACGGCTACATCACGCGGGCGCACCGCATCCCGCGCGGACGCGACGCGCACAGCGCGCCCGGCCCGCGCCGCGTGGCGCTGCTGGTGCACGGCCTCATGTGCTCCTCGGCGGACTTCGTCGTGCTCGGACCTGGGAACGCTCTCG CGTACGTGCTCGCGGACGCCGGGTATGACGTGTGGCTGGCCAACGCACGCGGCAACTACTATTCGCGTCGACACTTATTCTTAAATCCCAACGACCGCGAGGGACTCGATTTCTGGAAATTCAGCTGGGATGAAATAGGCAACCGAGATTTATCGGCCCTCGTCAACCACATCGTACGAACCACGGGCGAACAGAAGATGCACTACATCGGCTATTCCCAGGGAACCACGGCGTTCCTTGTGTTGAACGCTTTGCAGCCACAATTTAATGAAAGGTTCTATTCCTTCCAAGCTCTCGCTCCGGCTGCGTTTAACGAAAATGGACAAAACTCAATAAGAGACATTTTTGTGcactttgaatttattttagag GCCGTAGCATTCAGCCTAGGCTTTGGTGAAATAATGGGAGGAGAGGGTTGGCGAGAGACTATCGCAGGCTTAGGATTAGCACTATGCAACGACCAGTCACCACTACAGCCACTTTGCGCCAGCGTTATCATGGGCGGTGGTGACCTTGAACATTTCAACAAG ACGATGTTGCCCGTATTTCTGGGTCACAATCCTGCTGGTGCTTCGATACGTCAGATCATTCACTACAGTCAGGTTCAGCGCTTCAGGCGCTTCGCCCGCTACAATCACCTGAACCCCGTTGACAACTTGCTCAGTTACGGCTCCTTCACTCCACCCGAATATGATGTGTCCAAGATTACTGTACCATCGTACTTGTACTATGGCAAGAACGACGCTCAATCCAACTACAACAACGTGCTTCTTCTCGGCGAACGCTTGGGTAACACGGCTGGTATTTATCAAATAGAACGCGAGTCTTTCAACCACTTCGACTTCATATGGGCAGCAGACGCCAGGGTGCAGCTGTACGACAAGCTAGTGGAAATTATGAAGGCTGTGGAGAGTTCGCAATAG